A single Anopheles arabiensis isolate DONGOLA chromosome 2, AaraD3, whole genome shotgun sequence DNA region contains:
- the LOC120898287 gene encoding protein HGH1 homolog has translation MDALDEIVPFLAKTARLDLKVVSLSHVLGLTGSVDGIKLLVQNETLLNNLLDLTGEESVAKDAVLCFVNITAEETGAAVVVDKLTERLVPLAYEAVLDENCKLSDAWCMVLCNITRPEHLVERVLARLLAIEFSLEKLTTCFTRVSYNKQKCHLNYLGPLFSNVSQSKAGREVFCNQQTGLLRRLLPFVHHEGSIVRRGGAVGLLKNVCFDSSVHEWLLSEEMDVLPFVLLPLAGPEELDDETNEKLPVDLQYLGPDKRREDDPDVRKMLVESLAQLCATRKGRSYLRDHGTYEILRELHKFECSPEGDKVVLNAVENVVDILIRTEEEIGEDNLKQLEIPDDVKAKIESMTDVVEK, from the exons ATGGATGCATTAGACGAGATAGTTCCTTTCCTAGCGAAAACCGCCCGTCTAGATCTGAAGGTTGTATCGCTCTCACACGTGCTTG GACTTACTGGCTCCGTGGACGGCATAAAGCTGCTGGTGCAGAATGAAACGTTGCTGAACAACTTGCTCGATCTTACTGGCGAAGAGTCGGTTGCGAAAGATGCAGTGCTGTGCTTCGTTAACATCACGGCGGAAGAAACAGGAGCGGCTGTGGTGGTTGATAAG CTCACCGAACGATTGGTCCCACTGGCGTATGAAGCGGTGCTGGATGAGAACTGCAAACTAAGCGACGCCTGGTGCATGGTGCTGTGCAATATCACCCGCCCCGAGCATCTCGTCGAGCGGGTGCTGGCGCGTTTGCTGGCGATCGAATTTTCCCTCGAAAAGCTTACCACGTGCTTCACGCGCGTTAGCTACAACAAGCAAAAGTGCCACCTTAACTACCTCGGTCCCCTGTTTAGCAACGTGTCGCAGAGTAAGGCGGGCCGCGAGGTGTTCTGTAACCAGCAGACGGGACTGCTGCGACGGTTGCTACCGTTCGTGCATCACGAGGGCAGCATCGTGCGGCGGGGCGGTGCCGTTGGTTTGCTTAaaaacgtttgcttcgattccTCCGTGCACGAGTGGTTGCTGAGTGAGGAGATGGACGTGCTGCCGTTCGTACTGCTGCCGCTCGCCGGACCGGAGGAGCTAGACGACGAGACGAACGAGAAGCTGCCGGTTGATTTGCAGTACCTTGGGCCGGATAAGAGGCGTGAGGATGATCCGGACGTGCGCAAGATGTTGGTGGAATCGTTGGCACAGCTGTGCGCGACACGCAAGGGTAGGTCGTACTTGCGCGACCACGGTACGTACGAGATTTTGCGCGAGCTGCACAAATTCGAGTGCAGTCCCGAGGGTGACAAGGTGGTGCTGAACGCGGTAGAGAATGTGGTGGATATTTTAATAAG AACGGAAGAAGAAATTGGCGAGGACAATCTGAAGCAGCTAGAAATTCCGGACGATGTGAAGGCGAAAATCGAAAGCATGACCGATGTGgtggaaaaatag
- the LOC120898290 gene encoding transmembrane protein 68-like, whose translation MDNESISHASSGLGSTLIAAVPNWFGWMHNLSLPLLVVFLLPWMYVLLILSSIPYLHLCNFLRLRFWKQSNEDEFWKAARWLMAYVWNLHSKLFHGYEVTGLEHLPETGGGALLIYYHGALPIDMYYLTAETMLKCNRLIHTVGDRFLDRIPGWRLVSRVMNVTSGSVQSCVATLRAGELLSIAPGGVYEAQFGDSVYEVLWKNRTGFARVALEAKVPIIPMFTVNIRECFRTVSFAKWLFVRLYSVLKVPVLPIYGGFPVKLRTVLGKPIPYDESLSPVALQERVAAAIAELVREHQRVPGDILQAIGDRFETVHAVEQREEEDTKL comes from the exons ATGGACAACGAAAGCATCTCGCACGCATCGAGTGGACTTGGTAGCACGTTGATTG cTGCAGTTCCGAACTGGTTCGGTTGGATGCATAATTTATCGCTACccttgttggtggtgtttctgCTGCCCTGGATGTATGTGTTGCTCATTTTGTCCTCCATTCCGTACCTGCATCTTTGCAATTTTCTGCG GTTGCGTTTTTGGAAGCAAAGCAATGAAGATGAGTTCTGGAAAGCGGCTCGATGGCTAATGGCTTACGTGTGGAATCTTCACAGTAAACTGTTTCATG GATACGAAGTAACCGGACTGGAGCACCTGCCGGAAACGGGTGGCGGCGCCCTGCTGATCTATTACCACGGTGCGCTGCCCATCGACATGTACTACCTGACGGCGGAAACGATGCTGAAGTGCAACCGGCTGATTCACACCGTTGGCGATCGGTTTCTGGACCGCATTCCCGGCTGGCGGCTCGTTTCGCGCGTGATGAACGTTACCTCCGGCTCGGTGCAATCATGCGTGGCAACGTTGCGTGCCGGTGAGCTGCTGTCGATTGCACCGGGCGGCGTGTACGAGGCCCAGTTCGGCGACAGTGTGTACGAGGTGCTGTGGAAGAATCGGACAGGATTCGCCCGAGTGGCGCTGGAAGCCAAAGTG CCCATCATCCCCATGTTTACGGTGAACATACGCGAATGCTTCCGTACGGTATCGTTCGCCAAGTGGTTGTTTGTGCGACTGTACAGCGTGCTGAAAGTTCCCGTCCTGCCCATTTACGGCGGCTTTCCGGTCAAGTTGCGCACCGTGCTCGGCAAACCGATCCCGTACGATGAGTCGCTCAGCCCGGTCGCTTTGCAGGAGCGCGTGGCGGCTGCTATTGCGGAGCTGGTACGGGAGCATCAGCGTGTACCGGGCGATATACTGCAAGCGATTGGCGATCGATTTGAAACGGTGCACGCCGTGGAGCAGCGTGAAGAGGAGGACACAAAGCTGTGA
- the LOC120898281 gene encoding probable cytochrome P450 313a4: MFHTFVQCALFCVTVYCCRWWQMRERWKLLSRLPGPRCFPLIGAMYVIPGRDTSRYLETIIGLTGAYGSPYCIWLGPVPVVIVSSADHARTILTSPATVEKASFYRFTPLQGIFSLPADKWRAHRKLIQPSFNQSILRGFIPLFVQKTDAMMRGLGEMAEKGQPFDVYRFTARCTLDMIFATTLGTDMHIQDKPVCSYLEVLEELFEIVTIRAVNLFLHPQWLYRWTSVYRKETKALEEFCRPSKMILARKATENSHRFSLIEQLQNSAMLDSAAMEQELNTIIFAGNETSAMTVANTILLLAMHPHVQEKLFEEIRLLCGAEEEQSIGYETLNRLTYMELVLKESLRLLPIAAVVGRRTTAEVDLGQYRLPADIDIVIDIFDIHRNPAYWGSDADRFRPERFEGLRHDPFALLPFSAGSRNCVGLRYAWISMKIMLLKVLRSYRIDTDLKLEDLTMKIALTMKISNGHMVRLKRRQ, encoded by the exons ATGTTTCACACGTTCGTGCAGTGCGCTCTGTTTTGTGTTACCGTCTACTGTTGCCGCTGGTGGCAAATGCGAGAAAGATGGAAACTGTTGAGCCGTCTACCCGGTCCGCGCTGTTTTCCACTTATCGGCGCAATGTACGTTATCCCTGGCCGCGATACTTCCCGCTATCTGGAGACGATAATCGGACTAACGGGTGCGTACGGATCGCCTTACTGCATCTGGCTCGGGCCCGTTCCGGTCGTGATCGTGAGCTCAGCCGACCACGCCCGAACCATACTAACCTCACCGGCAACGGTGGAGAAGGCTAGCTTCTATCGGTTTACGCCACTGCAAGGCATCTTTTCACTGCCGGCCGATAAGTGGCGCGCCCATCGGAAGCTGATTCAGCCCAGCTTCAATCAGTCGATTTTGCGTGGTTTTATACCGCTGTTTGTGCAAAAGACCGATGCAATGATGCGAGGATTGGGCGAGATGGCGGAAAAGGGTCAGCCGTTTGATGTCTATCGCTTTACGGCTAGATGTACGCTGGATATGATTTTTG CCACAACGCTAGGCACTGACATGCACATTCAGGATAAACCTGTTTGCAGCTACCTGGAGGTTCTTGAAGA ACTTTTCGAAATCGTGACCATCCGTGCGGTCAACCTTTTCCTTCATCCACAGTGGCTCTACCGGTGGACCTCAGTGTACCGTAAGGAAACGAAAGCACTGGAAGAGTTTTGCCGACCATCGAAGATGATTTTAGCGCGCAAAGCGACCGAAAACAGCCACCGTTTCAGTTTGATTGAACAACTTCAAAACAGCGCCATGCTCGACAGCGCAGCAATGGAGCAAGAGCTGAACACAATCATATTCGCGGGCAATGAAACGAGCGCTATGACAGTGGCTAACACGATCCTACTCCTTGCGATGCATCCGCACGTGCAGGAGAAGCTGTTCGAAGAAATACGACTGCTGTGTGGTGCGGAAGAGGAGCAATCCATCGGATATGAAACGCTCAACCGGCTCACCTACATGGAACTCGTCCTGAAGGAGTCGCTTCGATTGCTTCCGATAGCGGCCGTCGTTGGACGAAGAACGACGGCCGAAGTGGACCTGGGACAGTATCGCCTACCGGCGGACATCGATATCGTCATCGATATTTTCGACATTCATCGCAATCCCGCCTACTGGGGTTCGGATGCTGATCGATTTCGCCCGGAACGGTTCGAAGGACTGCGGCACGACCCGTTTGCCCTGCTACCGTTCAGTGCTGGGTCGCGGAATTGCGTAGGTTTACGGTACGCTTGGATTTCGATGAAGATAATGCTGCTGAAAGTGTTGCGCAGCTATCGCATCGACACCGACCTGAAGCTGGAGGATTTAACCATGAAAATAGCTCTCACGATGAAGATCTCCAACGGACATATGGTGCGGCTGAAGCGAAGACAATAA